The following proteins are encoded in a genomic region of Drosophila willistoni isolate 14030-0811.24 chromosome 3R, UCI_dwil_1.1, whole genome shotgun sequence:
- the LOC6651565 gene encoding inhibin beta chain — MRFDFEQQQTPPLPSASRCFYNCPCFCCRQGCCVVVVGCCSCLSLNCSTGSGSSSSSSSRSSHCPPLMARKKVPIPLLGWFMGISKLLGTAAAFARWTTALATLLTSCIILELDGGIQQSTSSDSRSNNKPVSVTVPTSTATKLKVQMLYGHVSYDMANNQQLKSNNLCKMFCNSRRRQRQCPTLKAFKFKVINDSDQGSELSPVWMRSTADTDVDVGVSSLKDLVSSWPVSTNGTTIRHCAKNKRNRANLVWLLIGLVWLEVKLINCNAIGSGGGSGYISNIVAHRGCTMCHEEGKGNFYSDKDNPHTDYNNNNNNNNNNNNNKYNNNNYYYKKTNRNHYNIAPSDRVRLESIKRQILTKLGLTQKPNVSHPLPKQFIWETINRADGGGMVANDGFNKGNNGFEFDGHDHMHEQGVQTRHMHSDDSYLESSELNTFGTFQRNRSVPQTRHAAEELNQISPEDWPEVQQLHYRSYHSHNQADETSRTANRQRNHESQNRNRKINSNAYSKSTYLIDINRSSDSSINRGIHGSIGPNDYVYFNDYSGSSSSSPTPSQSSSRRPMNVLNNGNGIPMPEQDLSDREDFFGNTQEIITFAEEGTQYRKYRIVEFAPQRTRVPNQRLSIRSAELHIRVDKQRTGGASGKSRARLQVQLNVNSKRKMGAPYVPPQQRIKIWVFQLSAGINITEKGTDQPFLFRTSFEVNTKHMGWQKFDLTETIREWYSEGSTGSDENLRLLIDCTGCGNHYSLHLSSTKMKTRTKSGDANLNPYRPFLVIHTESTRTRRVRRRAVDCGGALSGQCCKESFYVSFKALGWDDWIIAPRGYFANYCRGDCTGPFRTPDTFQTFHAHFIEEYRKMGLLNGMRPCCAPVKFSSMSLIYYGDDGIIKRDLPKMVVDECGCP, encoded by the exons ATGAGATTCGATTTTGAGCAACAGCAGACGCCGCCTCTGCCGAGTGCCAGCAGATGCTTCTACAACTGCCCGTGCTTTTGTTGTCGTCAGGGATGCTGTGTCGTGGTCGTGGGCTGCTGCTCCTGCCTCAGCCTAAACTGCAGTACAGGCTCCGggtccagctccagctccagttCCAGATCGAGCCACTGCCCGCCCCTTATGGCACGCAAGAAGGTCCCGATTCCTCTTCTCGGCTGGTTCATGGGGATATCAAAGCTTTTGGGCACAGCAGCTGCATTCGCTCGCTGGACCACAGCACTGGCCACTCTGCTTACAAGCTGCATCATTTTGGAACTAGACGGTGGCATCCAACAGTCGACATCCAGTGACAGTCGATCCAACAACAAGCCAGTGTCCGTGACAGTGCCGACATCCACGGCCACCAAACTGAAGGTGCAAATGCTCTACGGACACGTCTCCTACGATATGGCCAACAACCAGCAGCTAAAGTCCAACAATCTGTGCAAAATGTTCTGCAATAGTCGCAGGCGCCAGCGTCAGTGTCCCACATTAAAAGCGTTCAAGTTCAAGGTAATCAACGACTCTGACCAAGGATCAGAATTGAGTCCAGTGTGGATGCGGAGCACAGCTGACACTGATGTAGATGTGGGTGTCTCATCGCTGAAGGACTTGGTGTCTTCGTGGCCCGTGTCGACGAATGGAACCACCATTCGCCACTGTGCTAAGAACAAGCGCAATCGGGCCAATCTCGTTTGGCTTCTAATTGGACTTGTCTGGCTCGAGGTGAAGCTAATCAACTGCAATGCCATTGGAAGTGGTGGTGGCAGTGGCTACATCTCCAATATCGTGGCCCACAGGGGCTGTACAATGTGCCACGAGGAGGGTAAAGGCAACTTCTACAGCGATAAAG ATAATCCCCACACagactacaacaacaacaacaacaataataataataacaacaacaacaagtacaataacaacaattacTACTACAAAAAAACTAACCGAAACCATTACAATATCGCACCAAGCGACCGTGTTCGCCTGGAGTCAATAAAGCGGCAAATTCTGACGAAGCTCGGCCTCACACAGAAGCCCAACGTATCGCATCCGCTGCCAAAGCAATTCATTTGGGAGACAATAAACCGAGCCGATGGCGGTGGGATGGTGGCCAATGATGGCTTCAATAAAGGAAACAACGGCTTCGAATTCGATGGTCACGATCATATGCACGAGCAGGGCGTCCAAACTCGACATATGCATTCCGATGATAGCTACCTGGAATCGAGTGAATTAAACACTTTCGGCACATTCCAACGGAATCGAAGTGTACCCCAAACCAGACATGCTGCTGAAGAGTTGAATCAAATAAGTCCAGAAGATTGGCCAGAGGTGCAACAGCTCCATTACAGGAGCTATCACTCGCACAATCAAGCCGATGAGACTTCACGGACTGCGAACCGGCAGAGAAACCACGAGAGCCAAAACCGTAACCGAAAGATCAATTCGAATGCGTACAGTAAATCAACATATCTGATAGATATAAATCGTAGTAGTGATAGTAGCATCAATAGGGGCATTCATGGCAGCATTGGACCCAATgattatgtatattttaacGATTACAGTGGTTCCAGTAGCAGCAGCCCCACTCCCAGCCAAAGTTCAAGCCGCAGGCCCATGAATGTGCTCAACAATGGCAACGGCATCCCCATGCCCGAACAGGATCTCTCCGATCGCGAAGACTTTTTTGGAAACACTCAGGAAATAATCACCTTTGCTGAAGAAG GAACGCAATATCGAAAGTATCGCATAGTGGAATTCGCACCACAACGGACCCGTGTTCCTAATCAAAGGCTTTCCATACGCAGTGCCGAACTCCACATCCGAGTTGACAAACAACGAACTGGAGGAGCCAGTGGAAAGTCGAGGGCCAGACTCCAGGTACAACTTAATGTCAACAGTAAACGAAAAATGGGGGCCCCCTATGTACCACCCCAGCAGCGAATTAAGATCTGGGTTTTCCAGTTGTCAGCAGGCATCAATATCACTGAAAAG GGTACTGACCAGCCATTTCTTTTCCGCACCTCGTTCGAGGTCAACACTAAGCACATGgggtggcaaaaatttgatttgaccGAGACGATACGAGAATGGTACAGCGAGGGCAGCACGGGCAGTGATGAAAATCTGAGACTGCTGATTGACTGCACGGGATGTGGTAACCATTACTCGCTGCACTTGTCATCAACGAAGATGAAAACACGAACAAAGAGCGGCGATGCGAATCTGAACCCATATCGACCGTTTCTTGTGATTCACACTGAGTCAACGAGAACTCGCCGCGTGAGAAGGCGGGCAGTGGATTGTGGCGGAGCTTTGAGTGGCCAATGCTGCAAGGAGTCTTTTTATGTGTCCTTCAAGGCGCTCGGATGGGATGACTGGATCATTGCACCACGAGGATACTTTGCCAACTATTGCAGGGGAGACTGCACGGGTCCGTTTCGAACGCCCGATACATTTCAGACCTTCCACGCCCACTTCATTGAAGAGTATCGTAAAATGGGCCTCTTGAATGGCATGCGACCGTGCTGTGCGCCAGTCAAGTTCTCCAGCATGTCGCTAATATACTATGGAGATGATGGTATAATCAAGCGGGACTTGCCCAAAATGGTTGTCGACGAATGCGGCTGCCCATAA